One Streptomyces sp. RPA4-2 genomic window carries:
- a CDS encoding aminoglycoside phosphotransferase family protein, translating to MHDDQVDVTADIVATLIQEQFPHWSGKAIQLLSSTGTVHAIFRVGDDLSARFPLRLTDAAEALAVLEREAQASAELAQVSRFPVPEPVALGKPGAGYPMPWSIQTWLPGTVAFDADPSGSDAFAEDLAAFIAALRDAETRGRRFSGENRGGVLAHHDDWMAKCFEESKGLLDVPRLRQVWGHLRELPRTAADVMSHGDLIPGNVLVAGDRLSGVLDTGGFGPADPALDLVSAWHLLQPGPREVLRQTLACDDLEWERGKAWAFEQAMGVVWYYVESNPTMSRMGRRTLDRILESD from the coding sequence ATGCACGATGACCAAGTGGACGTGACCGCCGACATCGTTGCGACCTTGATCCAAGAACAGTTCCCTCACTGGAGCGGCAAGGCGATCCAACTCCTGTCGTCGACCGGGACGGTCCACGCCATCTTCCGCGTCGGGGACGACCTCTCCGCGCGTTTCCCGCTGCGTCTGACCGATGCCGCGGAGGCGCTGGCGGTTCTGGAACGGGAAGCCCAGGCGAGCGCGGAGCTGGCACAGGTGTCTCGGTTCCCCGTTCCGGAACCCGTCGCCCTGGGAAAGCCTGGAGCGGGTTACCCCATGCCGTGGTCGATCCAGACATGGCTGCCGGGAACGGTCGCCTTCGATGCCGACCCGAGTGGGTCGGACGCTTTCGCCGAGGACCTTGCGGCCTTCATCGCAGCCCTGCGGGACGCCGAGACGCGGGGGCGGCGTTTCAGCGGCGAGAACCGTGGCGGCGTTCTCGCTCACCACGACGACTGGATGGCGAAGTGCTTCGAGGAGAGCAAGGGGCTGCTCGACGTGCCCCGGTTGCGCCAAGTGTGGGGCCACCTCCGGGAGTTGCCACGCACGGCCGCCGACGTGATGAGCCATGGTGACCTGATTCCCGGCAACGTACTGGTCGCGGGAGACCGGCTCAGCGGCGTACTCGACACCGGCGGCTTTGGCCCGGCCGACCCCGCGCTGGATCTGGTCAGTGCCTGGCACCTGTTGCAGCCAGGCCCGCGGGAAGTGCTCCGGCAGACACTGGCCTGTGACGATCTGGAGTGGGAGCGCGGCAAGGCATGGGCGTTCGAACAGGCCATGGGTGTTGTCTGGTACTACGTCGAGAGCAATCCGACGATGAGCAGAATGGGGCGCCGGACACTCGACCGCATTTTGGAGTCCGACTAG
- a CDS encoding class I SAM-dependent methyltransferase, protein MADDCFGHPRLAAIYDPLDPDRSDLDAYLRMAEEFKAHQVLDIGCGTGVFALLLAERGIDVVGIDPAQASIDVARVKPGSERVRWTY, encoded by the coding sequence ATGGCTGATGACTGCTTCGGGCATCCACGACTCGCCGCGATCTACGATCCGCTCGACCCCGACCGCAGCGACCTCGATGCCTACCTCCGCATGGCGGAAGAGTTCAAGGCACACCAAGTTCTGGACATCGGCTGCGGCACAGGGGTGTTCGCTCTCCTCCTGGCCGAACGCGGCATCGACGTCGTCGGCATCGATCCCGCCCAGGCATCCATCGACGTCGCCCGGGTCAAACCGGGCAGTGAGCGAGTGCGCTGGACCTAC